DNA from Marinilabiliales bacterium:
ATATCTCCTTGCGAAGAGAATCTACCATCAGCTCAGAGTCGGCAATGGGGGAGTCCTTGTTCTCCATTACATCCAAAAGGCTGTTGTCCTCTCCGTCGACGAACGGGGCATCAAAGGACATCGGTCGTCCGTTGAGTTTAAGTGTTCCGGCAACTTTCTCCCTTGTCATTTCAAGTTTCTCTGCAAGTTCCTCATCAGAAGGATCACGCTCATTCTCCTGCTCGAAACGGGAGCTTATCTTGTGTATCTTGCCAAGTGAACCAACCTGGTTAAGGGGAAGCCTTACGACCCTTGCCTGCTCAGATATGGCCTGCAGTATGGACTGCCTGATCCACCATACTGCATAGGAAATGAACTTGAAACCTTTTGTTTCGTCAAACTTGGTTGCTGCCTTAATAAGCCCAAGGTTACCTTCATTGATGAGGTCGGGCAGGCTCAACCCCTGGAACTGGTATTGCTTGGCGACCGAAACAACAAAACGCAGATTTGCCTTGACCATTTTCTCGAGCGCCACCTGGTCACCCTTTTTAATCCTTTGGGCAAGTTCCACTTCCATTTCAGGTGAAATAAGATCCTCCTTGCCTATCTCCTGCAAATACTTCTCAATCGAGTTCGAATCACGGTTTGTGATCGACTTTGTAATCTTTAATTGCCTCATATCTTATTTTTTGTAAATTTCAAAATCAGTCATCCTTGCTTAAAGAGATCAGCGTACTGTACCTCTCTTCATTCAAATTGAAATTGGGCGGATCGGTTTTCTTTTCGATCAATCCGAGAAGTTTCAGTTCCAGGATATGATTGGTGGCCGATTGCTGTGAAACACCCAGATCACGGACTATGTCGCCGAAAGAAGAGGGACCTTTCCTTTTCAGCATTTCGAGTATTTCCATCTTCACCTTATCATTCAAAATTTCCCGGGACCTGATAACGGTCAACTTTTCAACAATATTGCCCCTGGTTTGTTCATGCATACCAACATTTTTTTGTTAGACAATCTTTTTATCAATATAATTTGAATTCATTATATGCAAAGTACCCATATAGTTCAATTTGAGTTCAATTGTATCACCTACCCTGTACTTTGGTTTCCTGGTGCCAAGGTCAACGACTATCATATCTGACGTTGCCCCTGATATCTTTATCTTTTTGTCAGCAGGCTCAATATAATCAACACTTATATCCAGTATCCCGATATCCAGGATTGCCCGGTATGTTGTTTTTCCAAGTTCGCTGTCGTCAAACTCCGGAGTGTCGCCGGTAAGATTGGTGCCTATTTCTCCCACAGGCACGATCGGTTTTTCAGTCAGTTCTATGATCTCTGCATGAAGTTTGAATATTCCATTCCTCATTCCCTTAATAAGCTTGCCGGTAAAAAGGTCCTTGCCGAAAAAAAGGCTCTCCCCCACCCTGAAATGATCAACCGTGACCGGCAGGATACGCTTTACAAGCAATGGTATCGTGACTGAAGATCCACCTGAAACATAAGGGATCTTTTTCCCGAATTTTGCTTCGATCAGCTGCTTGTAAAGCCCCAGCTGTATAAGTTTATCCTGACTGGGCATGATCCCGTAAAGGCAGTTCAGATTAGTCCCGATACCAATAACCTCGATATTGGGAAGGTTAAAAATACTGCCGTAGAAATCAACCAACTGGTCTCCCAAAACACCTTCCCGAAGATCTCCCATTTCGATCATAATTATGATCTTATGCACCGTTCCCTGCCTTGTGGCCTCCTCATTCAAGAGCTTTATGGTATAAAGCTCGGTGTTCAGGCTGATATCGGCATACTTCACGACCGACCTTATTGCCCGTTTGGCCGGGGGTTTGATATATACCGTCTCAACTTCCGGCGCCAGACTCTTAATAGTCTTCAGATTGCTGACCCTGGAGTCGCACAATTGCTTTGCGCCCAGACCTATCACCTCTTTCAGGTAGGTCCTGTTGCCGCATAACAGTTTTGTAACGATGCCCCATTCAATATTATTATCCCTGAACAGTCCTTCCAGATAGTTGTAGTTATGTTGAAGCACCTCCCTGCGGAGTTCCATAAATGCCATACTATGGTATTTTAGTTTACAATAAATCTGGGAATAGCTTCCGGCAACCTGGTAAGCAATTCATAGTTAAGCTGGTTACTGAATTCACTGAACGAAGCAACTGAAATAGTCAGGTCGCCCTGACTTCCTATAAGCACAACCTCATCACCGGTTTTTACATCCGGCAGCTGGGTTACATCGGCAATCAGCATGTTCATATTTACCAGCCCAATCACACCAACGCGCTGACTGTTTATCAAAACACGCCCCTGATTACTCAGCGACCGGTTGTAACCGTGAGAATAACCCACGGGAATCACTGCAATCTTCTTGTCCTCCTGTGCCAGGTATATTGTCCCGTAACTGACGAACTCGCCCCTTTTAACCTTTTGGATGCTCATTATCCTGCTTTTCCAGCTAATAACACGGTTCAGCGGGTCTTCCTTGTCCTTCCTTCTTCCAATATACTGGATAAACGTTTCCGCACTGGGCCAGTATCCGTATTGCAGAATTCCCATCCGCACCATGTCAAACCTTGCTGAAGGATATGTCAGGGCGGCAGCCGAGCTGGCTACATGCCGGTATTCGGGCACAAGGCCACGTTCTGCAAACCACTTGCAAATTCTTGTGAACCGGGATATCTGTTTCTGAATTCTGACATGGTTTGCTATGCTCTCGGCTCCGGCAAGATGTGTGCAAATACCCTTCAGCTCAAAGGAGCGCCGCTCACCTGATATTATCTCTGCTGCCTTCCTAAGCTCACTCTGCTTCATTCCTGTCCGGTTCATGCCGGTCTCCGTCTCCAGGTGCACAAGTGCCGGGTTACCGGTGCGTTCATTTAATTCCACAACCTTTTTCAGCCGGTAAAGATCGAAAACAAAAAACTCCACCTCGTTTCTTACGGCCCATTCAATATCATTATCATCAAGCCATCCCATGATCATGATCCTTGAACCGGGACTTGTGATCTTTTTGAGTCTTTTTGCCTCACATGCGCTGAATACAGAAAAGTGATCAATCCCTGTTCCCTCTGCCACCGGGACATATTGCTCCATTCCGTGTCCATAGGCATTTGACTTCACTACCGAGGTAATCTGTACCTTATCGCCAAGATGATGGCGCAAAAACCCGATATTGCCCTCAACAGCTTTTCTGCTTATCTCAATAATTGATGTATCAGCCATCTCTTTATCCTAAAATCTTTAATGACATCCTGGTAAGCATATTAATACCAGCTGATGTTATATCGTCAGGAAAATCATAGTCCGGGTTATGCAGCTCGGGGTGCCCCTTCCCGGCACCAATCCCGAAAAGCAGACCACGGGTCTTCCTGGTAAACCAGCCAAAATCCTCCGACCATCTGAAGGCATCCCCGGGGTCAC
Protein-coding regions in this window:
- a CDS encoding RNA polymerase sigma factor RpoD/SigA — encoded protein: MRQLKITKSITNRDSNSIEKYLQEIGKEDLISPEMEVELAQRIKKGDQVALEKMVKANLRFVVSVAKQYQFQGLSLPDLINEGNLGLIKAATKFDETKGFKFISYAVWWIRQSILQAISEQARVVRLPLNQVGSLGKIHKISSRFEQENERDPSDEELAEKLEMTREKVAGTLKLNGRPMSFDAPFVDGEDNSLLDVMENKDSPIADSELMVDSLRKEISRTLSILSEKERNVLECYFGLGRQEMSLEAIGEELGLTKERTRQIKEKALKRLRHKSKNKLLRMYLG
- a CDS encoding ArsR family transcriptional regulator gives rise to the protein MHEQTRGNIVEKLTVIRSREILNDKVKMEILEMLKRKGPSSFGDIVRDLGVSQQSATNHILELKLLGLIEKKTDPPNFNLNEERYSTLISLSKDD
- a CDS encoding alanine/ornithine racemase family PLP-dependent enzyme, which gives rise to MAFMELRREVLQHNYNYLEGLFRDNNIEWGIVTKLLCGNRTYLKEVIGLGAKQLCDSRVSNLKTIKSLAPEVETVYIKPPAKRAIRSVVKYADISLNTELYTIKLLNEEATRQGTVHKIIIMIEMGDLREGVLGDQLVDFYGSIFNLPNIEVIGIGTNLNCLYGIMPSQDKLIQLGLYKQLIEAKFGKKIPYVSGGSSVTIPLLVKRILPVTVDHFRVGESLFFGKDLFTGKLIKGMRNGIFKLHAEIIELTEKPIVPVGEIGTNLTGDTPEFDDSELGKTTYRAILDIGILDISVDYIEPADKKIKISGATSDMIVVDLGTRKPKYRVGDTIELKLNYMGTLHIMNSNYIDKKIV
- the alr gene encoding alanine racemase gives rise to the protein MADTSIIEISRKAVEGNIGFLRHHLGDKVQITSVVKSNAYGHGMEQYVPVAEGTGIDHFSVFSACEAKRLKKITSPGSRIMIMGWLDDNDIEWAVRNEVEFFVFDLYRLKKVVELNERTGNPALVHLETETGMNRTGMKQSELRKAAEIISGERRSFELKGICTHLAGAESIANHVRIQKQISRFTRICKWFAERGLVPEYRHVASSAAALTYPSARFDMVRMGILQYGYWPSAETFIQYIGRRKDKEDPLNRVISWKSRIMSIQKVKRGEFVSYGTIYLAQEDKKIAVIPVGYSHGYNRSLSNQGRVLINSQRVGVIGLVNMNMLIADVTQLPDVKTGDEVVLIGSQGDLTISVASFSEFSNQLNYELLTRLPEAIPRFIVN